From one Anabas testudineus chromosome 18, fAnaTes1.2, whole genome shotgun sequence genomic stretch:
- the LOC113168250 gene encoding gastrula zinc finger protein XlCGF17.1-like, protein MSSPQKTHRNAMKQFQYYNKEFSSSYILKLHQIIYSGEKTHQHTHTGEKPFSCEQRDKTFVTAGELKLHQRVHTGEKPFSCEQCDKTFVTAGELKLHQRVHTGEKPFSCEQCDKTFVTAGELKLHQRVHTGEKPFSCDQCGKAFSQLGNLKCHYRIHSGEKPYHCDECGKDFAMSGHLKLHKRIHSGEKPYQCRHCEKTFSSSSARNSHERKHSGVRPYRCEECGKTFGHLGTFTVHRNSHTKETIYPCEQCGKIFSSSSSLRNHERIHTGEKPYHCDECGKDFARSGTLTIHKRIHSGEKPYQCRHCEKAFTSLVERNKHERTHTGVRPYRCEECGKRFTQKGTLTVHRNSHTKETIYPCDQCGKIFNRYTSLWRHKRIHTGEKP, encoded by the exons ATGAGTTCTCCCCAAAAG aCACACAGAAACGCAATGAAACAATTTCAGTATTATAACAAAGAATTCTCTTCATCATACATACTAAAACTTCATCAGATCATTTACAGTGGAGAAAAAACTCACCAACATACCCATACTGGAGAGAAGCCATTCAGTTGTGAGCAGCGTGACAAAACTTTCGTAACAGCAGGAGAATTAAAACTTCATCAGAGAGTTCATACTGGAGAGAAGCCATTCAGTTGTGAGCAATGTGACAAAACTTTCGTAACAGCAGGAGAATTAAAACTTCATCAGAGAGTTCATACTGGAGAGAAGCCATTCAGTTGTGAGCAATGTGACAAAACCTTCGTAACAGCAGGAGAATTAAAACTTCATCAGAGAGTTCATACTGGAGAGAAGCCATTCAGTTGTGATCAGTGTGGTAAAGCTTTCTCTCAGTTAGGTAACCTGAAATGTCACTATCGcattcacagtggagagaaaccttATCACTGTGACGAGTGTGGGAAAGATTTTGCTATGTCAGGACACCTAAAACTTCATAAACGgattcacagtggagagaaaccataccagTGCAGACACTGTGAGAAAACTTTCAGTTCTTCATCGGCGCGCAACAGCCATGAACGAAAACATTCTGGAGTGAGACCATATAGATGTGAGGagtgtggaaaaacatttggtCACCTAGGAACATTCACAGTTCATAGAAACAGCCACACTAAAGAAACAATCTACCCTTGTGAGCAATGTGGGAAGATCTTTAGCAGCTCCTCTTCATTAAGGAATCATGAAcggattcacactggagagaagcctTATCACTGTGACGAGTGTGGGAAAGATTTTGCTCGATCAGGAACCCTAACCATTCATAAACgtattcacagtggagagaaaccataccagTGCAGACACTGTGAAAAAGCTTTCACTTCTTTAGTAGAGCGCAACAAACATGAACGAACACATACTGGAGTGAGACCATATAGATGTGAGGAGTGTGGGAAGAGATTCACTCAGAAAGGAACATTAACAGTTCATAGAAACAGCCACACTAAAGAAACAATCTACCCTTGTGATCAATGTGGGAAGATCTTTAACAGGTACACTTCATTATGGCGTCATAAACgtattcacactggagagaaaccttaA